In a genomic window of Streptomyces katrae:
- the mycP gene encoding type VII secretion-associated serine protease mycosin — protein MAVAAPAAAADTIRDRQWGLLALRAEEAWGITQGDGITVAVLDTGVDSSHPDLDGQVLDGTDLVGMGAGRGDRAWARHGTAMAGIIAGHGHGPARSQGVLGIAPHARILPVRVILEEADPGRAKARDSKTGALAEGIRWAADHGADVINMSLGDDSDTAHHESAEDEAVQYALGKGVVVVASVGNGGERGDHTSYPAAYPGVIAVAAVDRQGRRAPFSTSHWYATVSAPGVDVVLADPDRAYYEGWGTSAAAAFVSGTVALVKAAHPGLSPAQIKKLLEDTATARPPGGRDDARGHGTVDPVAALQAAAGLRPEAPAPVAVPAGQRFFGTGPDPVRASEHRSRRTAPAAAAGGAALLVLAAVLARRPRAARRDAAGQAPPPAG, from the coding sequence GTGGCCGTCGCCGCCCCGGCCGCGGCCGCCGACACCATCCGCGACCGCCAGTGGGGCCTCCTCGCCCTGCGCGCCGAGGAGGCCTGGGGCATCACCCAGGGCGACGGGATCACCGTCGCCGTCCTCGACACCGGCGTCGACTCCAGCCACCCCGACCTCGACGGCCAGGTCCTCGACGGCACCGACCTCGTCGGCATGGGCGCGGGCCGCGGCGACCGCGCCTGGGCCCGCCACGGCACCGCCATGGCCGGCATCATCGCGGGCCACGGGCACGGCCCGGCCCGGAGCCAGGGCGTCCTCGGCATCGCCCCGCACGCCCGGATCCTGCCGGTCCGGGTGATCCTGGAGGAGGCCGACCCGGGCCGGGCCAAGGCCCGTGACAGCAAGACCGGTGCCCTTGCCGAAGGCATCCGCTGGGCCGCCGACCACGGCGCCGACGTGATCAACATGTCGCTCGGCGACGACAGCGACACCGCCCACCACGAGTCCGCCGAGGACGAGGCCGTGCAGTACGCCCTCGGCAAGGGCGTGGTCGTCGTCGCCTCCGTCGGCAACGGCGGGGAACGCGGGGACCACACCTCCTACCCCGCCGCCTACCCCGGGGTCATCGCGGTCGCCGCCGTGGACCGCCAGGGCCGCCGGGCCCCCTTCTCCACCAGCCACTGGTACGCCACGGTCAGCGCCCCCGGCGTCGACGTGGTCCTCGCCGACCCCGACCGGGCCTATTACGAGGGCTGGGGCACCAGCGCCGCCGCGGCCTTCGTCTCCGGCACCGTGGCCCTCGTCAAGGCGGCCCACCCCGGCCTGTCCCCGGCGCAGATCAAGAAGCTGCTGGAGGACACCGCCACGGCCCGCCCGCCCGGCGGCCGTGACGACGCCCGCGGCCACGGCACGGTGGACCCCGTCGCCGCCCTCCAGGCCGCCGCGGGGCTGCGCCCCGAGGCCCCGGCGCCGGTCGCCGTCCCGGCCGGGCAGCGGTTCTTCGGCACCGGACCCGATCCGGTCCGCGCGAGCGAGCACCGCTCCCGGCGGACCGCCCCGGCGGCCGCCGCCGGGGGAGCGGCGCTGCTGGTGCTGGCCGCCGTGCTGGCCCGGCGCCCGCGCGCCGCACGGCGGGACGCCGCGGGCCAGGCCCCGCCCCCGGCGGGATAG